The region GATTTGTTGCAAATTTTTCAATACAATAATTCCTGTTTTTTCGTCCAATGCTCCTGTTGGTTCATCAGCTACAAGAATTTCGGAATTTTTTGCAATGGCTCTTAAAATTGACACTCTTTGTTGTTGACCACCAGACATTTGAGAAGGATATTTATACATACATTCAGAAAGATCAAAATCTTCAAATAATTTTTTAATATTTAAACGCTTGTTCTTATCTCTTTGCAAATATGAACCAGTTTCAACATTGTCATAACTATTCAAATTTTGAAGTAAATTATAATTTTGAAAAATGAACGAAATGTTTTCTCTTCTAAATAAGGTTTGCTTTGCATCAGATAAATAAGGCAAATTTATGTTATTTACAATTACATTACCAGAGGTAGGCCGGTCAAGAGCACTAATTATGTTTAATAATGTTGATTTACCTGACCCGGACTTTCCATATAGAACAACAATTTCTCCTTTTTTAATTGAAAAAGTTATTCCTTTTAAAACTTCAGTTGCGACATTACCAGATAAATATGTTTTTTTAATATTGTCAACTTCAACAATGTTATCGTTAGAATTTTGCAATTTAGCATACTCGTCTTTTTTTCTTGGTTTGTCATTAGCAAGTCTATATTTCTTTAAAGTTGCATTATCTAAAACCTTAATTGCAATGCCTTCATCTTTAATTTCAAATGGCTTTTTTTGCTTAGAAATATTTATCAAGTTCAAATCTTGCAATGTTTGTTCATCAACAAAATTTTTATTCTTAGAAATTTTATTTGTTTTAGCTTTAATTTCTTTTTTGTTTTCTTTTATTTCTTTTGCCATTTTATTTTCCCTTCAAAGCATCTACTGCTTTTATTTTATTTAAACTATTTCATGTTGCAATTGATGTTGCTATAAATACTGCCAAACAAATTAATGCACTTAATATTACTGTTGAAATATGTAAAACCAAAGGTAATACAATCTGGCTAGTTACCATCATAAACGAGTTGAATATTGCTATTATTGCAAGAGTTGCAGGAATCATTAGTAAGCAAGCAAATACAATTGCAGGTACAAAATTAAAGAAGAATAATAGAATTTTTTCTTTATTTGTATATCCTAATATAGAAAATGTAGCAATTGATCTTCCGTTTGAAGCAATCATTATATTAGTAATAACAATTAATATAACTATTGAAATTATCAATAAAATTATTATAAATGCCAGCAATATGGTATTAACTGTTGAAGAAATTCCTTCAATAAATCCAGCTTCAATGTCTTTACTATTGACATCAAATGATGCACCATACATTATATTCTTGCCATATATTGAAGATGCTTGTGTGCCATAGAATTTAGTTAATGTTTCTCTTACTAAGATTTTATAACTTTCTAATGGACTATCTGAGTCTATTATTTCTTGTATACTTTCATCATTTAGATTTCCAAGTAATTTCTTTAATTGAGTTTTATAATCTAATTTTGCCTGAGGATGTGCTTCATTATATGATTGAATGTTATGTTCATATACAGAAATATATTTTAATTTTGGATTACTTATAAACATGCGTTTAAAGAAATCTCATGCGCTATTGTCGTTTGCTTCGGCAACATCATATGAACTTGCTGCACCTCAGAATCCTGTCGCTGAATAAGTTGTTAATGTATCAATAGTTTGAACAGGAACTTTGTCAATTGACAAAATACCGTTAAATGCATCATATTTCTTATTGAATTTTTTAATATATTCATCTTTTAAATCAGGATGTAAACTAATTGCTTTTTGTAATTCATATTTTCTTGCATCTTTTAATCTTTTTGAAAGTGTATCATAACCTAAAATGTGGTCTAAAATATCCTTCCTTGTACTAATTTCAGAGTTAATATAAGTATCTGATATGCCGATTACTTTAAACTTATAATCAACTCTTGGGCTTTTTTGCATGAAGGCTTGATATGCAAATCTATCAACGTGATTTAATATTTTGGCATCAAATACGGAATTAACTTTTAGTCTATAGCTTCTTGCTGTTACTTCGTTTACAACAACAGGAATTGGATCATTACTATCAAAATTGTAATTATAGTCTTGTAATAATTTTGTTAAATTATTGCCTCTATTATCTTGCAATTTTACGAATTTACTATCATTATAGTATCCATAAATTTTAGTTTCTTTTCCATTTAGAGTTACTGAGGCATATGTGTATTTTTCGTTAGTTGTATCGTTTCAATAAACTCCACCAAATGAAACATAGAAATCTATACCATTTATTTTTCTATAAGCATTTACTAAGAAATTACGATATTCTTGTCTGAATTTTGCCGTACTTACTTTGGCAGGTTTTAAATAAATTTCATCTTCTGCAACTCATTCAACAAATCTAAATTGTTTTCTATTTCCTGATGCTGCTTCTGAATAATTTCCAGCGCTAAACAAGAAGTAACTTGTTCTATTTGATAAATCTTCTGGACGTTTAGCATTATAGTCATCAAAGAATTTTTTAATATCTTTTACAGCAATTATTTTTGTTGGATCTTTTACATCTTCTTCATCTATTATTCTATAATCTCCACCATTTTTCAATCTACGTAAATTTATTAAGTTTTGAGTTGATTGCATCATTGAACTTACGCGGTTAAATATTTGGTTTACTCTTGCCCTTTGTGTTTCGGGCATGTTGGCATAAGTTATATCTCATGGACTTAATTCAACTGATAAATCCATTAATAAATCAAGTGATGATTTTGTAATGACAGTAGGCGCAAATTTTCTTTGAATTACATCAGTATTAAATGAAGCTCCAGGTCTTAAGAAATTAGGATTATCATAATCTAGTTGACTACCATTGGTTGATGAATCACCTGCAAGATCATTAGGAACATACAATAAATCATTTATATCGTTTTGATTGTATGTAACATAAGGACCACCTTCGGTTGTTGGACTTTCAAGATTTAATTTATATTTATATAGCCTATTTTTATATGTTTTTGAAATAGTTTTATTAAATACATTATTTGAGGATAGGAAGAACATAGAAATTAATGAAGTCGTTGAAAATGCTAAGAATAATGAGAACATTTTTCAGAAATTATTCAATGCCATTGAGGCAATAAATCTTGCTTTAACTGGCATTTTTCTAAACATAGCAGAAACTCTTTGGGCAAAATTACCAACACTAACTTCAGTTAACCCACTCATTAATTCTGTAGGTTTATTTCTTACAATAACTCTAGTAATTATATAAATAACTAGTGAAACAACAATCAATGGAATAATAACTACTGCTAATATTAATAATATATTAAATGGAATAATATTGTTCTCTAACGTCCAATAAGAAGATAATATTGACATTGCAGGTTTTTGTAAGGCAAATCCCGCAATATAACCAAATATTCCGCCGACAATAGTTGGAATTCAGCCAAAAGCACAGAATGATAAAGCAATTTCTGATGTTTTATATCCTTGAGCTCTTAATATTCCGACAACCTTATTTCTTGCTTCAATATATCTTTTGATAATAAAGTAAACAATCAAAATTACTAATATTGCCAAAATTGTTATTAAATAAAGTGTTGCATTTTTAATTGATGTTACTAATGTTCTTATTGTTTTTACTCTGATGTAACGTTCGGGGTTAATTGCATCTGGTTCATCTTTTAAAAATACTTTATTTTTTGAATTTGGAGAAATTGATGAAACAATTCTTTGAAGTTCTTTCTTTAAGTTTTTAGGATCTTTGCCAGCTAAATAGTTTCCTTTTTTGTCAACAGGAGATTTTACTAATGCATAACTCTTTAAGGCAAATGTAGGATATGCCGATCTAATTCTGTCAAAACCTCTTGAATTAACATAAACAACAGATTGAGTTTTTGTATCAACTTGTAAATTTTCTTCATTAATTACAGGGTATAAATAATCAGCGGTGCTATCAATACCTGTTATCAAATATTCTTGGGTATTTACTTTAATTTTATATTTATCATCTAATGAAGCAATAAATTGTTGCATTTCAAATGGATTATTTAAATATTTCGAAATATCGCCATTGTATACTTCTTTTTTATTTTTGTTTAAATATCCATAATTTACCTTGGCTAAATATGAAGCAGCTTCGGAATATGCAATTAAATTATAAACTGTGCTTGGTTCTATTATTTTTGAAAATACTTCCTTAACAGTTTTGGTAATATTTATTCCAAAAAAGCTAATATCTTTGTTATCGGGTGTTTTTAATAAATGGTTAAACATATAATTGAATTTAGAAATATCTAAATCAATTCTGCTATCGCTTTTTGAAGTAACAACATTTTCAACAAAATTGAATTTTTGAGTTGCACCTTCGATTTGTTTTTTCAACATTGTTGCATTAGTTTCATCAATATTTGATAAGAATTTTTTGATTATATAAGCAATATTTCCACTATCTGGGTTTGGACTTAATACGTAGTATAACAATATTTGTGGGAAACTTAAAACATTGAAACCATTTAGAATATTTCTTGGTACGTTTAATAGCGAAATTATTGAGGCGGTTTTTGAAGCTGCAATTGCATCCTTATATACTAAGCTAAAGGTATATTCATCATTTATTAACGGTTTAATTTTTTGAGTTTGATCATTGACATTAATAAATGATTGTAAAAATAATTTTAAGGCTTGAAGATAATGAGTTGGCATTTGATTTGAAGAGGCCATATAACCAAAATTGTAGGTTATTTCATTCATATTATTTTTTAATATTTCTTTAATTGCTTCAATGCCCTTATTAGAAACATGATTCTTAGATAATTGGTCAAATAAATTTTTAAATACTGCTGAATTATTCATTAAATCCATAATTTGTTTTGTTGCTTTTGCTGTATGTGCATGAGCAAAAGGCATTTTAAATAATTTAGCAGAATAGTCATCATCCGAACCTAAAATTCCAAGACTAGGAATCGGGTTAATTACTTTTTTGTAATTTAATACTATATCTTTAATTTCCTTTGATATTCCTATGCTGTAAAGACCTAACAATATCTCTTTAATTTGCTTGTAATCTAAATATTTTGTAACTTTTCGTTCAATTATTCTTTTATTAGTTGTTGGATCGATAACAATATTTTCTTGAATATCTGCAATTTGGCTTAGTTGATATGCAAGTTTAATTCATAATGAATATAGAGATAAGACATTAGAAGCAACATTTTGTGGATCATTATTCAACATCAATTTTGCTAAATTGTCTTTTATTAATGAATGAATAGTTTTTAAAATTTCCAAATCTTTTGCATGTTCAGGCGCTATATTATTAAATGAAGCTGAATAATATGCAACATCCAAATAAGATTTTAAATCATTTAATTCAACTGCCGAATTTATACCGCTTTGCTTATATTGAGAGTTTGATGTTACAAGTTTGTCTATATATTCATGATATTTAGTTAATTTTGAAATTATTAAATCAAGGTCATTAAATTCGTCTTTGGTAACTAAAACATTGTTTTTTAATACATCAAATTCGTTTTGAGTTAATTTCAACTTTTTGTTATTTATTTTTGCATCTTTGGCCTTTAATAATATTTTTTTAATATCATCAACATCAAAAGGATTTATTGGAATATTAGTCAATACATTTGTTTGCTTTTGAGATTGAGGGAATGAGAATTTTGACATGTTTATTAAATCAAACAAAGTAATTTTATTATTGTCATAGTCAGGAATAGTTATATTCAATTTACCCAAAATTCTCTTTGTCTTATTTGAAAAATTAAACATTTGAATAACGGATTCTTGAATTTGGGAAATTTTTCCGCTATTTATTTTTCCATCTATGTTTGAACTTATTGCGCCAAAAAATGATGTTAAATAATCTGAGCTAGTTAAACTTTCTGTGTTGAAATCTTTATAAATTTTATTATTTGCAACAATTGGATAATGTTCATGTTTAACTAGTTGCTCCAAGATTTGAATAAATCTATCAAGATCAAAATTAGCTATTATATTTTTTAATCCTTGTTTAAAATTATCATATTCTTGGCCTGCTTTTGTTGCACCGTTTAATTTTCTAAAAAATTCTTTAATTCCGTCTTTTGTTTGTTGGTCTATAAAATTGTTAGCTTCTCTGTTTGCATTAATTCATTTTGAATACAAACTATTAGGCGATTCTGGATTTAAAAAGCCATTAAAGTCAATGTTGTCAATCAATTCAGACAATGTTGATTTTAATTTGTAAACATCAATAGATTTTAAGAAACTTATTAAAATTCTTTCCGATGATAATATTCAATATGTATCATCAACACTAGTAAAAGGTTTGTATGGGTGTTTTTCAAATCAATCTTGAATAATTAAAGAAAATTTTTCAAAATCAATAGAACGAATAACATTTCTCAATACTTCAAAAATTGTTGATTTATTTTTAACTAAATTAATTATGTCAAATAAACTTAATTTCAAAGAAGGAATCAAATATAGATTATTAAGATTTAATAGTTTGCTTATGTTGTAAACTTGTTGCATTAAATATTGATTTCGTTCATTGTCATTGGTTCCTGAATTCATATACATTTTTTCTAAATAGTTTATTATTCCAATGAATACATTTTGAACAAAAGCATTAACATTAACATTATTAATATTTAAATTGTTACTATTACTTCTATCTACTGGTCTAATAATGTATTTTAAAATATCTAAAAGAACTTTTTGTAAAATCGTGCCATTTAC is a window of Metamycoplasma hominis ATCC 23114 DNA encoding:
- a CDS encoding ABC transporter permease; protein product: MRRLFKEVFKSLARNKVTLICLTILIFLTTFLFTLLNDVTTSYSSTINSYEKVSKLHDATVDFDVNPSGVIPKSGYNQIGSDNQSIVDKPVVFESSNNGSDISYSIDLPKDQRNYVGLKNTFNNLNYDNENHFISTYDLLNLLYSSKESISDVDVEILKSNPDFSKIRNFSFSGNDREFKLYVKDSKGNIKPLTKRYNLTKNDDITFLNEVRLKNIASIAYGPRGSLNDQKVVDYLYNPSPLFLNVKTKQASFDTKDYEAWKNSGSLHTIDGKDVMKMLGFKEISENHYEFDASLYNKNSDLKIENSDFTSQKSKFINEDFNISRTFKLQNFLSNKSIEKDVNEFTKLAANKIYQIPNEWIKSTEVLTTYNWYRFALNWNEKSDEYSSNWKGSYFKYIAKLKESDPNVYKNIQYFSYWNKTIKTIYKLNSSSLKQEKTTTLPIEQKDLLQTFKNSWNGGFNNSKIPAIKENISKEHRWNIQQIEYSKSGDKLITEDQFKAISDPNNLKKYQEFIRKGSVSYARNALVNEIKNNVGEENLGIRQTLTVESVDEKTTKKNVFHFVNAGDGNQKIYGVKNNVGKLYNETLNPTLLNSSVSDKNVNEFILKPDPNDPMIKKIPPVYTKQIIKYIFEQWTPSINYFNADIRFLKYYDFLPNTKIPYEIDGKILMLTVANDEPKTVGSSIVGAVARISDEKYILLKYSTIDGFSDKKVWNRVDVNGKAYLTSQELYEYMIRNNYSIRGEIGPNGWAVADKEFKNSFSLPISFGAINNNLTNEIIQNKTINGLVNVIRDALFNSEIINMFNKDDLLRIVDAAKQSVVDNDFHTLLNIGKVNGTILQKVLLDILKYIIRPVDRSNSNNLNINNVNVNAFVQNVFIGIINYLEKMYMNSGTNDNERNQYLMQQVYNISKLLNLNNLYLIPSLKLSLFDIINLVKNKSTIFEVLRNVIRSIDFEKFSLIIQDWFEKHPYKPFTSVDDTYWILSSERILISFLKSIDVYKLKSTLSELIDNIDFNGFLNPESPNSLYSKWINANREANNFIDQQTKDGIKEFFRKLNGATKAGQEYDNFKQGLKNIIANFDLDRFIQILEQLVKHEHYPIVANNKIYKDFNTESLTSSDYLTSFFGAISSNIDGKINSGKISQIQESVIQMFNFSNKTKRILGKLNITIPDYDNNKITLFDLINMSKFSFPQSQKQTNVLTNIPINPFDVDDIKKILLKAKDAKINNKKLKLTQNEFDVLKNNVLVTKDEFNDLDLIISKLTKYHEYIDKLVTSNSQYKQSGINSAVELNDLKSYLDVAYYSASFNNIAPEHAKDLEILKTIHSLIKDNLAKLMLNNDPQNVASNVLSLYSLWIKLAYQLSQIADIQENIVIDPTTNKRIIERKVTKYLDYKQIKEILLGLYSIGISKEIKDIVLNYKKVINPIPSLGILGSDDDYSAKLFKMPFAHAHTAKATKQIMDLMNNSAVFKNLFDQLSKNHVSNKGIEAIKEILKNNMNEITYNFGYMASSNQMPTHYLQALKLFLQSFINVNDQTQKIKPLINDEYTFSLVYKDAIAASKTASIISLLNVPRNILNGFNVLSFPQILLYYVLSPNPDSGNIAYIIKKFLSNIDETNATMLKKQIEGATQKFNFVENVVTSKSDSRIDLDISKFNYMFNHLLKTPDNKDISFFGINITKTVKEVFSKIIEPSTVYNLIAYSEAASYLAKVNYGYLNKNKKEVYNGDISKYLNNPFEMQQFIASLDDKYKIKVNTQEYLITGIDSTADYLYPVINEENLQVDTKTQSVVYVNSRGFDRIRSAYPTFALKSYALVKSPVDKKGNYLAGKDPKNLKKELQRIVSSISPNSKNKVFLKDEPDAINPERYIRVKTIRTLVTSIKNATLYLITILAILVILIVYFIIKRYIEARNKVVGILRAQGYKTSEIALSFCAFGWIPTIVGGIFGYIAGFALQKPAMSILSSYWTLENNIIPFNILLILAVVIIPLIVVSLVIYIITRVIVRNKPTELMSGLTEVSVGNFAQRVSAMFRKMPVKARFIASMALNNFWKMFSLFLAFSTTSLISMFFLSSNNVFNKTISKTYKNRLYKYKLNLESPTTEGGPYVTYNQNDINDLLYVPNDLAGDSSTNGSQLDYDNPNFLRPGASFNTDVIQRKFAPTVITKSSLDLLMDLSVELSPWDITYANMPETQRARVNQIFNRVSSMMQSTQNLINLRRLKNGGDYRIIDEEDVKDPTKIIAVKDIKKFFDDYNAKRPEDLSNRTSYFLFSAGNYSEAASGNRKQFRFVEWVAEDEIYLKPAKVSTAKFRQEYRNFLVNAYRKINGIDFYVSFGGVYWNDTTNEKYTYASVTLNGKETKIYGYYNDSKFVKLQDNRGNNLTKLLQDYNYNFDSNDPIPVVVNEVTARSYRLKVNSVFDAKILNHVDRFAYQAFMQKSPRVDYKFKVIGISDTYINSEISTRKDILDHILGYDTLSKRLKDARKYELQKAISLHPDLKDEYIKKFNKKYDAFNGILSIDKVPVQTIDTLTTYSATGFWGAASSYDVAEANDNSAWDFFKRMFISNPKLKYISVYEHNIQSYNEAHPQAKLDYKTQLKKLLGNLNDESIQEIIDSDSPLESYKILVRETLTKFYGTQASSIYGKNIMYGASFDVNSKDIEAGFIEGISSTVNTILLAFIIILLIISIVILIVITNIMIASNGRSIATFSILGYTNKEKILLFFFNFVPAIVFACLLMIPATLAIIAIFNSFMMVTSQIVLPLVLHISTVILSALICLAVFIATSIATWNSLNKIKAVDALKGK
- a CDS encoding ABC transporter ATP-binding protein; this encodes MAKEIKENKKEIKAKTNKISKNKNFVDEQTLQDLNLINISKQKKPFEIKDEGIAIKVLDNATLKKYRLANDKPRKKDEYAKLQNSNDNIVEVDNIKKTYLSGNVATEVLKGITFSIKKGEIVVLYGKSGSGKSTLLNIISALDRPTSGNVIVNNINLPYLSDAKQTLFRRENISFIFQNYNLLQNLNSYDNVETGSYLQRDKNKRLNIKKLFEDFDLSECMYKYPSQMSGGQQQRVSILRAIAKNSEILVADEPTGALDEKTGIIVLKNLQQINLKYGTTIIIVSHDPDVAQIADKVIYLELGLIKEVKLQERKWLIDRESQF